DNA from Canis lupus familiaris isolate Mischka breed German Shepherd chromosome 9, alternate assembly UU_Cfam_GSD_1.0, whole genome shotgun sequence:
CGCCACGAAGCTAAAGtgcacccccaccctccagccctgccACAAAGCTGTGACTCCCCATCCCAGGACACAGGAAAGCTCCCCTTCTTTTTGGCTTCAAACCTGGACTTTAAGCCAAGTCAGGCCCTGGGGCAGTGGCAGCAAAAGCAGCAGCCATAACGTCAAACATACAAATGACCTGAGAAATCTCTTCATGTCATCCACTCAGAACCAAGGTGGGGCTATGTACAAGTCAGGAAGGACGGATCGAGACGCTCACAGGCATGGACACACTCGCACACACCTGCTTGAAGATGGGGAGGCCAgggggacacctgccccccagctGGGGACTCACGCCCACGCACTCCATTCATGTATCTTCAATTAGGCCTCTGCATCGTATATTCATTGAACCAGTGCAAAAACATCTTTGGGGGGTTGAGGGGCAGGCAGGCCAGGGTCCCAGGAGGGCGCTGAGGGTAGGGCTGGGGTTGGAAACATGGAAGAAGAGGGACTGGCTTCCTCTCCCGCTCTGTAGGGCAGGCCCCCCTTCTCCTGGAGTCTGGGTCACTGGGTAACGGGGCAGCTGGCTGACTGTCCGTgagcctctccctctacccctgtgagctgggggaggaagggtCCTTGGCAGCTTGGGGCTGGGAGGCCACGTCCTCCGGGGCCCCTGCTGGCTCGGGCTCGGTGGCCATGGGCTCCTCAGCCTTCTCCCTGCTGCTGGCCTCCTGGAGCTGGTGCCGCCGTGCCACCTCGGCTTTCAGATTCTCCAGGTCTTTTTGGCTGAGCAAAAggacaggggtgaggggcaggtgtCAGAGTCAGCCCGGGCCCTCCGGTGCCTTACTGGCCTCAGTTAAATTTAATCCTGGGGCAAAATATCAGGCTCTGCTCTTTGTCTGGTGAGAGATACATGTGGAACCAGCGCTTCCCTCCCCGGAGCCAAGAGGCTCCCAAGCACTGAAGCTGGAAGAGCTCACTCTTCCACACACTCGACAGCCTCACACTCGACAGCCTCCAGTTGAGGCCCGGCTCCCACTCAGCCTCCACTTCCAGCTCCAACCCATAGCACCGCGTGGTCGCTCCTCCAGCAGATGACACACAGCAGGGATCCCAGCAGCACCCTGGGCCCCAGGGGACAGAGCCCACGCCTTCCAtggctgggagggaggcagggccaaAGAGCCAGTGAAGGCGGCACTGTCTGCAAGAGCCATGCTAGAACCCTCGGGGTCCCGCCATGGGGCACAGCCCCCACTGAGGCAGCAGGACACCAGGGCAAAAGTAAAACTGCTCTTCATGTACTGATAGGGGAAGATGGCTGAGGTTCAATGAGTGTGGGAAAAAACACAGCTACGTCCGTGGTCTGCTACGATTTTGTGCAAattaataaaaggggaaaaaaaaaaagattacagggGATCCCAGGTTTGGCTCAACAGTTTGGCGCCTTTggctggggcatgatcctggggacctgcgatcaagtcccacgtcgggctcccggcatggggcctgcttctctctctgcctgtgtctctgcctgcctctttctctttctctctttcatgaatgaataaaaaaataaaatataaaaaatctaaaaagattaCAGACATGTGTTTGCTCAACTATGCAGAGCATTTCCTGTAGGAGTCACAGGGAACTTCTTACCACTGGCTCAATTCTGAGCCACGacagtgaattatttattttaaaaagcaaaaaactaagGGCCATTTCCATGTGGGCCTCACCTGAGAGGAATGAAGAGGATGCCGTTGATGACATTGAGCTGTTCCAGGACACTGGCCATGCTGGGAGCTGTGAACTGAGAAGTGGCAGGGCAGATGAGCCAGCAGGCCTCCCGGGAGGCTGGGGTGCCGGTGCCCACGCGAGAGGGGACCTACCTTGAGGGGCGGGATGTTGGCGCTGGAGCCGTTGCGGTAGATCTCGTTCATGGTGCGCTGCAGGGCCACGGCCTGCTGGGTCAGGCACTTGAGGTACTCGGAGCTCTCCTTGGTCTTCTCGTGGTCCTCGCCCAGCTACGGGGGAGGCGGCACAGGCAGGAAGGATCAGCGAGGCCACGGCCCACGGGCCCAGCGCCACCGCCTCCGCCCCTGCCGAGGCCCACCTGGGTCTTGTAGACAGTATAGCCTTCCTTCTCGTGCTGCAGGGCTGAGCGGAACTCGGCTTTGCTCTCATACACGCGGGCCACAAGGTGGTGGCTGCAAGGAGGCGGGCGGGGCCCAGAAGGGACAGGcatgggctggggctgggatggggagggggtgtgCACAGACGGTCTAGATCCCGCTCTGGAACCCACCCAAGGGGAACAAGCCACCCAAGACTTGGAAAAAGATAGAAGTTGAGAGAAAATTCCTCAGGACTCAGGTGGAAGACAGAAGGCTGGATCCCACATCCACCCTCAATCCCCGTGCTTCCCAGGCCCTTGTCGCTGTGGCCCTGGGCACCCCCTGCTCCTAGCCCGGCATGGCCTCACCTGAGGGCCACCTTGAGGGATCTGGGCCCATGGTACTTGGTGCTGACAGCCAGCGCATTCTCCAGGAAGCGCAGGGACAGGTCGTACTCCATCACTCCATGCAGCACCAGCCCAATGTTGTTCTGGGGGCAGCGGGAGGGCCCCGGGTCAGTCCCGCTTCCCCGGGATGAGGCTGCCCCGCCACCCCTGCCCAGCACTCACGTCCAGCAGGGCCATCTCGGGGTGGTCTTCCCCAAACACGAGGAGGGTGAGGTAGCGGGCGCGGTACAGCAGGCTCAGTGCGGTGGACAGCTGGCTGCTGGCGAAGCAGTACAGGGCCAGGTGCatctgcggggggcggggggagccacttcaggcccaggccccggcccgggccccaAGGCCCAGTCCCCCCACGGCTACTTACATATTCCTGGATGGTGTTGGGGTGCTCGATGCCCATCACTCGCTCACTCATCAGCACTGCTTTCTGTTGGTTACTCagggcctgggagaggtggggaagcGTCATCCCGGGTGGGTGCCTCCCCACATCGAGTCCGCCTGGCCCCCGAGCAACTCAGCCTCATCAGCAAAGGAGTGTTCAAAACTCACTTACGGTGAGCACGGAAGGCCATGCCCCACTCCGAGGCCTTTTTAAATAGCTTGTCTTGAGCCTTTTACCCCTAACAAAATCTGTGCAAAGATATATACAGATCTAAAAAGGGCACACGCAAATAAGAGTCTAGGGTTGAGGAGCAGAGACAGGCTGCACTTGCCCCGTGAAGCACGGGCAAAGGcccaggccagggaggcaggtgaACACCAGAAGGCCAAGGAGCACTTAGAGATGCTGCCAACAGCTTCATGCAGCTCCGACTCTGAGAATCTATCCTTCCCAATGTGCCTGCGAGGGAGGCCCTGCCATCACTCCGACTGTGTCCACAGCAGGGCAGCTCTCCCAAGAATATAACTACAGAGTTGCAGAGCAGGGGAAGAAAAGCCAGGCAGAATGAGCAGCTCCCCAGGGTCTCCCTGGTCTCTGGCTGTACCTCCCAGGGGGCCCCAAGGAGAGCAGCACCCTCGGCCCCACAGATGGGGTTCAGCTCCCCAGGCCTGGACTCCCGCTTCCTGCGGCATGGGGTGAGAACACAGCCCCAGCTCCCTCACTTGCCATCCCCCAGTGCCAGGCCAGGCGCCAAGGCCTCTGCTGACACAGCCCGGAGGGTGCTCAAGGCCCACCTCGGCGTAGTCACCCATAATGTAGTGGAGACGAGCAAGGAGGCGCAAGCAGGCGCAGATCTCCACGTGCATGGCTCCGTACACGTTGTTAAACAGGTTCAGGGCCTCATTGATGAGCTCACAGccctccttcaggaagcctgcaGGGCACCCCCAAGGGTGGCAAGGtcagggctgggccaggggacacccctccccccagccacaCCTGGTCACGCACCCTGCTGTACTTTGGCCTGCCCACTCTGGAAGAAGTGGAAGGCGTCCGAGGCCTTTGGGTTGACATGCTTGACCACGGGGAAAATATTGAGCACATCCTCCTCAGTGAATGCAGGTTTGTGGCGGCTGTCGAAGCTGTACTCCTTTAGCAGGatctgggggacacagcccaacaTCCATAGGTGGCCTCAACCCCGGCTCAAATGGCCAGTGCCTCCCGAACTACCACCACGTGTCAAGAAATGGCCACCCTCCCACCCAACACCAGTGGCTGCGAACCCTGCAGGAGCAAGGGCACAGGAGGGACCCTGAGTCATCCCCACCTGGATTCCGGTTTTCAGGGAGATTTCCCGCAGTAGCGTGATCTTCTGCAGGCCATAGGTCTCCACAGCCTGGTCCACAGTCTCACTGGGGGAGAAGCGGCATGTGGGCCTGGGCAGCCCAGCTGCCTCCCCATCTGAGTACCAAGCCCGGGTGCCCACCAGCCAGGACCCGCACTGAGAGCCTCCATCTcactccctcacctccctcctgtCCTAGCCTGCACCCTGCACCCACAGGTTGTGTCCCCCAGGGGCCCTTGTGCTGCAAGCCCGGTGCCTCTGCACTGCCTTGGCCCGGCCAGGCTGCTCACGCACCACTCGAGGATGAAATCAAAATAGTTCTTGGCCTCCTGGCAGATGTTCTTCCAGAGCTCCTGGGGGGTCATGACGGCCCAGGCTGTGTTATCTGCTGCCCCTGGGGGCcggtttctcctcctcctgttcctcttCTTGGAGATCAGCTCGTCAGCGGGCAGGTGGGCCACGGGGTTGGGGTAGGAGCTCAAGAAGCAGTTCAGAAAGTGGCTGATGGCAGCCGAGAGGCCCGAGAGCTCCACTCCCTGTGAGGGAGGTTTGGACTCACGTCACAAGGGCCCTCGGGCTCCAGCCGGGGCtcttccccaaccccccaccccaccctcccagtCACCGCCATGGTGGGAACGGCAGTACCTGTAAGTAGGTCTTGAAGATGTGCTTGGCAGAGCGGGTGATGAGCTCTCCAATGCCAATTTTCTGCAAGGGTTCAGAGAAGGGAGTCTTGGCCAGGCCCCAAGCCTTCATCCAGCCCCCATCTCATACCCTGCCCCCTAAGCATCACTCACATAGATGTGGTCCAGCTGGTCTCGGGCTGGGCTCCGGAGAACCATGTCCAGCACCTTGCCCAGGTAGCGCATGTTGATGCCACGCTGGCGCATCACCTCAGCCAGTGTGGCCCCATCCATGGGCAGCACCGCATGGTCTATGCAGTCCTTCACCTGTGGGCTGCAGCAGGTCAGGCaccccccagcctgggccctcctcctcctcccacccggTCTTCCCCGCGGGAAGCTCATACTATCTTGAGGCCCCGAGGAAAGAAGGACTGAGACCCCAGCTCCCAGTTGGGAAGAAGGAATAAGACAAAGCAACAGGCAGGACATGAGAACCTGTCCCCCAGCCCTTCTGCTCCAGCAACAGGAAAAAGGACTACAGTCACCCTGTGACTGCCAGGCCCACCCAACAGGGAAGCAGGCATGAGAGAGCCCCAGTGACAGAGCCCAATAGGTAGCACACGCTACCCCCTACTATGCAGGATAGAGCAGAGGTGACCACTTGGGGGCCACGGCTTGCCCAAGCCTTGGAGGTTTGTGCCAAGCCTTGGAGAGGTCAGGCAGGCAGGAAGCCAGGGCAGCTGGCACAGAATACTTGGCTCAAAGATCCAAGACAAGTGTGCCACCCAATCACAAGGCTACCTGCCTGGGAAGCAAGCACCCCACCTTCCAAGGAGTCTACATGTAGAGCTTGTGAGAAGGAGACAGGACTTTCCCCACCTTTTTTCCAGATGCCTCCCTGTCCCCCTTCCCCCGCCATCAGCTGTCCCATCACACAGGGGCTCAGAGGACCAGATCCAAAGCGGCCAGCCTGTGTGGAAGGCAGGGCAGAGCAGATTCTGTGCCTGGTGCCTTCCCTGGCCTGTCTGGGTCAGCAGCCCCATCTACACCATGGTGGCAAGCActctgccctgcctgcctcacAGATCAGCAGGTCTAAGCAAGTTACTCCTGGGAAGGTTCCACAAGCTTCCAGAATCAGACGAGGGACCAGGGCCTCTAACAGCATACCCtgtgcagccccccacccctgtggcACCTCCCTCACCAAGCCGGGGATCTGGCAGGAGAGCAGGAAGGCAGCTGCGTCTTTTAGCAGCTGCTTCTGGTCCCGAACTTCCTCCTGGCAGGATTCTGGGAAGCGAACCCCTGTGGGAGGGACAGCAGAGGCCTGagccaggcaggaggagaggaggcagggtgAGACCAACGTGGGCACCAGCCAGCACCTAGGGCCCCAAGGTGACCCCCACAGTCTTCTGTCCACCCCAACCCAAAACTTGCCTGGTGAGAAGATGTCAGGGTTGAAGCGAACGTCAAAGGCTGTGCTGCTGATGGAGCCAACTGCCTTGCATGCGTTGCGTATCACCTCCCTGCTCCGAGGGTCTGCTGTGGAGACAAGGTCGGCTGGGAcgcagctcccctcccccatcaggGGGGTGGGGCTGCGCTACCCTGAGCCTCCCCAGCTCCATTTGGGGACACCTGCCGGCCTCCCTCAGGCTAGGTCAAGCCATCAGCTACAGGGACAGCACTGGAGCTCCGCCCTCCCCACATCCACAGCAGCCCCACCTGTCCCGTCGTCAGAGGCGATGGTCTCTGCTAGCTCCTTCACCTTGGCCAGGCCACTAGCACTGCCACCTTCCTCCTCACTTCCTGCCTCGGGTCCCGGAGAGTCTTCAGGCTTAGATGCCGAAGAAGGGGAGTCACCATTTTCCAGTGAGGTGGGGTTGTCTATCCTGCTGGCCTTCTGCTGCATGAGCTGTAGGGCAGCCAGCTTCATGAAGAGGAGGTACCTAAAATGCAGCAGACAGGAAAGAAGTGTCTGGGAAGCCTTACTGGCCTGGAGGCTTCCTGCCAGCAGCAGGGACCAGAGACAGGCCCCAGACTCCTGGCCTGTGCCAGCATGGGGACAGTCCCACCCCAGCAACTCCATCAGGCAGTGGCAGGTCACCACAAAAACTGAGCTCTTTCCAACCAAGAGGACCCCTACAGTGTTAGTGGGGAAGAGGCCAGGGCTCCGTCCAGGCCAGCCTCTCAAGAGCCACAGGAACCTTGCTAGCACTCTGGAGACTGGTTTGTGGTGTGGGACATTCGAGGGGGTTGACTCCTATGCACTAAATGCCAGCACTGGAACACTCCCTGGCACTGGAACACTGAAAAACGCTTTagcaaggacacctgggtggctcagttactgggtgtctgcctttggttcgggtcatgattcaaggtcctgggatcgagccccatgtcaggctccttgcttggcaaggagtctccttctccctctgcccctccctgccaccatgctctcacttgctctgtctctgtccaatgaataaaataccttttaagggcagcccgggtggctcagcagtttagtgctgccttcagcctgggttgtgatcctggagacccgggatcaagtcccacatcaggctccctatggggagcctgcttctccctctgcctgtgtctctgcctctctctctcatgctctgtgtctctcatgaataaataaataaataatattaaaaaaaataaaaaaataaaaaataaaataaaataccttttaacaaaacaaaataaaacaaaactttggcAGATTTCCATATGCCCCTTGGAGGAATAACCCCACCTCCGTTGAGGGCCACTGGTCTAGCTGCTTGCTAGTTCTCCACCCACATAAAGCTCCCAGACCACCACGCTGCAGAGCCTGATGTTGCAGTAGGGGTTGGTGGACTGGGGCCGTAACAACGGTGGCCAAAACCAATTCTTCCTTGCTTTCCAGAACCTCCCCCATGGAGGATCAGGCCCCAGAGCCGCCTGTTGGCTGGGCACCCCCCAGAGCCTCACCCTCACCTGTGCTCCACAAAGGCATCCACCAGCTCCTGGCGCAGACAGCAGAGCTTGTGCCGGTGGGCGCGGGGGAAGCCAGCCCGGGTGCACTCCTCGGGCAGCCCCTCGCCAGGCACTGGAAGGAAGTTGAGATCAGGGGGGAAGGTGCGCAGCAGGTCGAGAATGTAGTGGCGCCCGTCATTGCCGATGATGCCCTTGCACTCCACAGAGGAGCAGAGCTCCACCTCCTCATCGCGGTCATTGAGCACCCGGTGCCTCAGGATCTTGAGGGGCCGGCTGGTGCGTTCTAGCAACTCCAGGTAACGAGGGTGTGACATCACTGTCTTGCCAAAATCGATAGAGCCGTAGATGACACTCTGCTCCTGGTCCCGCTCCAGGATGCCTGGGATAATGGACTGGGCCGTGACACGGTAGCCACGGTAATCCACCACCACTGTGCCCAGCGTGTACAGCCCCTCCACATCCACCGCATTGTACGTGCGCACGCCATTCAGGTCGTTGGTGGGTGCCACGTATGCCGCCACGTCCCCACCAAAGTCCTTGTAGTGATCACGAACATCAAAGCCCAGGCTGAAGAAGATGTTGTTCCAGATGAACATCTGCATCTTGGTCTCCTCGCTGGGGTTGATGGCCATCACATTGCCATCGATGACTGCCATGGCGCCCCGTGTGGCTGCAGCTGTGAAGTCGCTGTGCACCTGGGAGGAGCCAAGGTGGGGAGAGTGAGGGAGGCCCCGTCCCCCAGAGCCCCAGTTTTCGGCCCACCCAGCCATGCTCACCCACACACAGCACGGGCCACAGGGGGCTGACCTCAGCTTCCTCACACTTGGAAAAAGGCAAGAAACCCACGTTTTGAAAAAATGTAACTTATGGTCAGATAGACAGCAGAACTCAGTGATGAACAAGGCGGGGAAGGACCAGAGCGGGTCTTGGATCCACCTGTAATGTGCCAGGTGGACTTGGCCAGGTCACTTCTCAGACCTGTTTGCCCTGTCTATAAAACAGTGACCATAAAAGTATCGACCTTTACAAGGTGTCCAAAAGATTACAGGAGATAATGCCTATAAAACACCTGACAGCCCCTGGCAAAATCAGTACTCAAAACAGTGAGATCTTATTTTTACCATTATCATCTCTATGCAGTAGGACTAAGGAGATTAAAAACAgctttttgaaagcatttttttccctcatctctCTAAATAACGTCACATGTGCCCAGGCAAGGTCCCAATGGCAGACAGTGGTAGGTGGGAAGCCGGAAGAAACCTGTCACACAGTCCACAATGGAGGaggtccccccaccctccacctagCCCCAGGACTCCAAGTCTCAGAGGAGTCACAAAACAGAGCTGAGATAGTGTGCCCAGAGGTGCCGATGCCCCGCAGGGTACTGTGGCCAGCAATGTTGGCAGGAGGCAAGCATGCCTGGGGCTACCAGTCAGGCATAAAGAGCCATAGGCACCTTGAATATAGCTCTTTCTCGAAGCAGCCTCTCAGGCAGGTTCTTGCGGGGCAGTTCCCTCGTCGTCTGCAGCTCCTCGTTCCAGTCCCGGGTCTGCAAAGGGACCAGGGAGCGGCATGCCAGCTTGGCCCATGGCCCCAAGACCTGCTCTGGGCCatccctccctctacctccctaTGGACAGCCTCCAAAGCTCCCAAGTAAAcaagacagataaatagataagcTTCCAGGGAGGCGCACAGATCCCAGCCCGGCACCCAGCAAGGGAGGGCGAGAGAGGtgccagggagggcagggccaggctgcaGGCACCTGTCCAGGAATGTGCTCCTCATAGCCCAGCCTCGAGGTGTAGGCATCCTCCGCACGCACACAGTCCATGGCATGCTCCGCCTGGGGGGCTGTCCAGCTGTACACCTGGAACGGGGTGGCAATCCTCTCGAATGGGTGGCGCTGGACCCTGTGGCAGCgagagggggagatggagaaacTGCCAAGCtcagagccctgccctgggcccctgccctAAAGCACCAACCAGCTCTCATGTCTTCCCACTGAGACCCTGGAGAGGCGAGCAGAAGCAAATGGGCACGTCTTCTAGGACTGCCCTAAAGGGAGGCtctggggtgctgggggctgaAGGCATGGCTTCTTAGGGCAGACGTGAAGAAGTTCAGGCTGGCATGTTCACCCACCCTCTTGTGGGACGTGAGACAAGGGGTGGAGATGTTGCAAAGGCTCTACCTTTTCTTCTGTAGCACAGCAAAGTTTTTTTTGAAGGTTGGGCTGATCTGGTTGAGCAGCTCCACCAGGGAATGGCTAAGGAAGCGAGGGCTGGCAGGCTTAGGATTGAAGTGATACGCTGTGGACCTGAGGGGAGAGGGTGGTCACGGCACAGGGCACC
Protein-coding regions in this window:
- the CLUH gene encoding clustered mitochondria protein homolog isoform X4; the protein is MVIKTDELPAAAPADGAREPSSQAGGKGRPGAAELPPVMLLNGDCAESLKKEERAADVPRENGLDEAEPGEETTGQEVIVIQDTGFSVKILAPGIEPFSLQVSPQEMVQEIHQVLMDREDTCHRTCFSLHLDGNMLDHFSELRSVEGLQEGSVLRVVEEPYTVREARIHVRHVRDLLKSLDPSDAFNGVDCNSLSFLSVFTDGDLGDSGKRKKGLEMDPIDCTPPEYILPGSRERPLCPLQPQNRDWKPLQCLKVLTMSGWNPPPGNRKMHGDLMYLFVITAEDRQVSITASTRGFYLNQSTAYHFNPKPASPRFLSHSLVELLNQISPTFKKNFAVLQKKRVQRHPFERIATPFQVYSWTAPQAEHAMDCVRAEDAYTSRLGYEEHIPGQTRDWNEELQTTRELPRKNLPERLLRERAIFKVHSDFTAAATRGAMAVIDGNVMAINPSEETKMQMFIWNNIFFSLGFDVRDHYKDFGGDVAAYVAPTNDLNGVRTYNAVDVEGLYTLGTVVVDYRGYRVTAQSIIPGILERDQEQSVIYGSIDFGKTVMSHPRYLELLERTSRPLKILRHRVLNDRDEEVELCSSVECKGIIGNDGRHYILDLLRTFPPDLNFLPVPGEGLPEECTRAGFPRAHRHKLCCLRQELVDAFVEHRYLLFMKLAALQLMQQKASRIDNPTSLENGDSPSSASKPEDSPGPEAGSEEEGGSASGLAKVKELAETIASDDGTDPRSREVIRNACKAVGSISSTAFDVRFNPDIFSPGVRFPESCQEEVRDQKQLLKDAAAFLLSCQIPGLVKDCIDHAVLPMDGATLAEVMRQRGINMRYLGKVLDMVLRSPARDQLDHIYKIGIGELITRSAKHIFKTYLQGVELSGLSAAISHFLNCFLSSYPNPVAHLPADELISKKRNRRRRNRPPGAADNTAWAVMTPQELWKNICQEAKNYFDFILECETVDQAVETYGLQKITLLREISLKTGIQILLKEYSFDSRHKPAFTEEDVLNIFPVVKHVNPKASDAFHFFQSGQAKVQQGFLKEGCELINEALNLFNNVYGAMHVEICACLRLLARLHYIMGDYAEALSNQQKAVLMSERVMGIEHPNTIQEYMHLALYCFASSQLSTALSLLYRARYLTLLVFGEDHPEMALLDNNIGLVLHGVMEYDLSLRFLENALAVSTKYHGPRSLKVALSHHLVARVYESKAEFRSALQHEKEGYTVYKTQLGEDHEKTKESSEYLKCLTQQAVALQRTMNEIYRNGSSANIPPLKFTAPSMASVLEQLNVINGILFIPLSQKDLENLKAEVARRHQLQEASSREKAEEPMATEPEPAGAPEDVASQPQAAKDPSSPSSQG
- the CLUH gene encoding clustered mitochondria protein homolog isoform X2 gives rise to the protein MAWARVCASCCWQLAEAVLPTPTGVGAEERTPLLGLVPASQSPEALILRGPSTPNAGFSCLSNGFGSSDPPFGGHRKVSLSAGSSSPRGPGATGASWPTAVLLADLEQDARQGVCALPRAAPAGLAPLKPEASSSPGLTSCLGARVVAEAGTGDSGGAEPEPESWLPRCHGGPETPESRRAQPPTAPELPPVMLLNGDCAESLKKEERAADVPRENGLDEAEPGEETTGQEVIVIQDTGFSVKILAPGIEPFSLQVSPQEMVQEIHQVLMDREDTCHRTCFSLHLDGNMLDHFSELRSVEGLQEGSVLRVVEEPYTVREARIHVRHVRDLLKSLDPSDAFNGVDCNSLSFLSVFTDGDLGDSGKRKKGLEMDPIDCTPPEYILPGSRERPLCPLQPQNRDWKPLQCLKVLTMSGWNPPPGNRKMHGDLMYLFVITAEDRQVSITASTRGFYLNQSTAYHFNPKPASPRFLSHSLVELLNQISPTFKKNFAVLQKKRVQRHPFERIATPFQVYSWTAPQAEHAMDCVRAEDAYTSRLGYEEHIPGQTRDWNEELQTTRELPRKNLPERLLRERAIFKVHSDFTAAATRGAMAVIDGNVMAINPSEETKMQMFIWNNIFFSLGFDVRDHYKDFGGDVAAYVAPTNDLNGVRTYNAVDVEGLYTLGTVVVDYRGYRVTAQSIIPGILERDQEQSVIYGSIDFGKTVMSHPRYLELLERTSRPLKILRHRVLNDRDEEVELCSSVECKGIIGNDGRHYILDLLRTFPPDLNFLPVPGEGLPEECTRAGFPRAHRHKLCCLRQELVDAFVEHRYLLFMKLAALQLMQQKASRIDNPTSLENGDSPSSASKPEDSPGPEAGSEEEGGSASGLAKVKELAETIASDDGTDPRSREVIRNACKAVGSISSTAFDVRFNPDIFSPGVRFPESCQEEVRDQKQLLKDAAAFLLSCQIPGLVKDCIDHAVLPMDGATLAEVMRQRGINMRYLGKVLDMVLRSPARDQLDHIYKIGIGELITRSAKHIFKTYLQGVELSGLSAAISHFLNCFLSSYPNPVAHLPADELISKKRNRRRRNRPPGAADNTAWAVMTPQELWKNICQEAKNYFDFILECETVDQAVETYGLQKITLLREISLKTGIQILLKEYSFDSRHKPAFTEEDVLNIFPVVKHVNPKASDAFHFFQSGQAKVQQGFLKEGCELINEALNLFNNVYGAMHVEICACLRLLARLHYIMGDYAEALSNQQKAVLMSERVMGIEHPNTIQEYMHLALYCFASSQLSTALSLLYRARYLTLLVFGEDHPEMALLDNNIGLVLHGVMEYDLSLRFLENALAVSTKYHGPRSLKVALSHHLVARVYESKAEFRSALQHEKEGYTVYKTQLGEDHEKTKESSEYLKCLTQQAVALQRTMNEIYRNGSSANIPPLKFTAPSMASVLEQLNVINGILFIPLSQKDLENLKAEVARRHQLQEASSREKAEEPMATEPEPAGAPEDVASQPQAAKDPSSPSSQG
- the CLUH gene encoding clustered mitochondria protein homolog isoform X3, which translates into the protein MVIKTDELPAAAPADGAREPSSQAGGKGRPGAAELPPVMLLNGDCAESLKKEERAADVPRENGLDEAEPGEETTGQEVIVIQDTGFSVKILAPGIEPFSLQVSPQEMVQEIHQVLMDREDTCHRTCFSLHLDGNMLDHFSELRSVEGLQEGSVLRVVEEPYTVREARIHVRHVRDLLKSLDPSDAFNGVDCNSLSFLSVFTDGDLGDSGKRKKGLEMDPIDCTPPEYILPGSRERPLCPLQPQNRDWKPLQCLKVLTMSGWNPPPGNRKMHGDLMYLFVITAEDRQVSITASTRGFYLNQSTAYHFNPKPASPRFLSHSLVELLNQISPTFKKNFAVLQKKRVQRHPFERIATPFQVYSWTAPQAEHAMDCVRAEDAYTSRLGYEEHIPGQTRDWNEELQTTRELPRKNLPERLLRERAIFKVHSDFTAAATRGAMAVIDGNVMAINPSEETKMQMFIWNNIFFSLGFDVRDHYKDFGGDVAAYVAPTNDLNGVRTYNAVDVEGLYTLGTVVVDYRGYRVTAQSIIPGILERDQEQSVIYGSIDFGKTVMSHPRYLELLERTSRPLKILRHRVLNDRDEEVELCSSVECKGIIGNDGRHYILDLLRTFPPDLNFLPVPGEGLPEECTRAGFPRAHRHKLCCLRQELVDAFVEHRYLLFMKLAALQLMQQKASRIDNPTSLENGDSPSSASKPEDSPGPEAGSEEEGGSASGLAKVKELAETIASDDGTADPRSREVIRNACKAVGSISSTAFDVRFNPDIFSPGVRFPESCQEEVRDQKQLLKDAAAFLLSCQIPGLVKDCIDHAVLPMDGATLAEVMRQRGINMRYLGKVLDMVLRSPARDQLDHIYKIGIGELITRSAKHIFKTYLQGVELSGLSAAISHFLNCFLSSYPNPVAHLPADELISKKRNRRRRNRPPGAADNTAWAVMTPQELWKNICQEAKNYFDFILECETVDQAVETYGLQKITLLREISLKTGIQILLKEYSFDSRHKPAFTEEDVLNIFPVVKHVNPKASDAFHFFQSGQAKVQQGFLKEGCELINEALNLFNNVYGAMHVEICACLRLLARLHYIMGDYAEALSNQQKAVLMSERVMGIEHPNTIQEYMHLALYCFASSQLSTALSLLYRARYLTLLVFGEDHPEMALLDNNIGLVLHGVMEYDLSLRFLENALAVSTKYHGPRSLKVALSHHLVARVYESKAEFRSALQHEKEGYTVYKTQLGEDHEKTKESSEYLKCLTQQAVALQRTMNEIYRNGSSANIPPLKFTAPSMASVLEQLNVINGILFIPLSQKDLENLKAEVARRHQLQEASSREKAEEPMATEPEPAGAPEDVASQPQAAKDPSSPSSQG